A genomic stretch from Sulfurimonas sediminis includes:
- a CDS encoding IS4 family transposase encodes MLKKTIEISGVFKDKKREESFQMKHKIGINSFTRDRKLGFAKIMTMMIKKSNKSLQNSINDTQLALGEDVTISNSAYTQARAKLNYTAFEEFAQMAAEIFYKDGDYETYKGYRILAVDGSIVTLPNTEDVKKEFNPMKVKCQIKDYAKDVSQARVSCLFDVLNNIALDSCIENKNSSQINELIAYDERTLAMNHFEYCKEDDLVLMDRGYPSFELFAVAYNKTKIVCRIRTNSFSKAKFLFAPHSEKKDVILEINAPKIIRDDLKSLNLPTKLKIRFVQVILDNGTVEVLATNVLDREVLKTSEFKELYSLRWGIETYFDLIKNRLSLENFTGQSALSVKQDFFATIFLTNYESAMTYDINQDLKEKTKENKYIQKVNKAVSFNIIKHKVFDLFYLDEPIEDMLEQMEKLFLTNTIVIRPNRKSKPRLDKDIQKSTIATNSINYLKMKKKNVGN; translated from the coding sequence ATGTTAAAAAAAACTATCGAAATTTCGGGAGTTTTTAAAGACAAAAAAAGAGAAGAATCTTTCCAGATGAAACATAAAATTGGAATAAATTCTTTTACAAGGGATAGAAAGCTAGGGTTTGCTAAAATTATGACTATGATGATTAAAAAGAGTAATAAATCTTTACAAAACAGCATTAATGATACACAACTTGCTTTAGGTGAAGATGTCACTATCTCTAATAGTGCATATACGCAAGCACGAGCGAAACTTAACTATACAGCATTTGAAGAGTTTGCACAGATGGCAGCTGAAATCTTTTACAAAGATGGAGATTATGAAACCTATAAAGGATATAGAATCTTAGCTGTAGATGGTTCTATTGTAACACTTCCAAATACAGAGGATGTAAAAAAAGAGTTTAATCCTATGAAGGTTAAATGTCAGATAAAAGATTATGCTAAAGATGTCTCTCAAGCACGAGTATCTTGCCTCTTTGATGTGCTTAATAATATTGCACTTGATTCTTGTATTGAGAATAAAAATAGTAGTCAAATAAATGAGCTTATAGCTTATGATGAGCGAACTCTAGCGATGAATCACTTTGAGTATTGTAAAGAGGATGATTTAGTGCTTATGGATAGAGGTTATCCATCATTTGAACTCTTTGCAGTTGCTTATAATAAAACAAAAATAGTTTGTCGTATTAGAACAAATAGCTTCTCAAAAGCTAAGTTTCTTTTTGCTCCACATAGTGAAAAAAAAGATGTGATACTTGAGATAAATGCTCCTAAAATCATAAGAGATGATCTAAAAAGTCTGAATTTACCTACAAAGTTAAAAATACGATTTGTACAGGTAATTTTAGATAACGGTACTGTAGAAGTGTTGGCAACAAATGTACTTGATAGAGAAGTACTTAAAACATCAGAGTTTAAAGAGTTATACTCTCTTAGATGGGGAATTGAGACATACTTTGATTTGATAAAAAATAGACTCTCTTTAGAAAACTTTACAGGTCAAAGTGCATTATCAGTAAAACAAGATTTCTTTGCAACTATCTTTTTGACAAACTATGAATCTGCCATGACATACGACATAAACCAAGACCTAAAAGAGAAAACCAAAGAGAATAAATATATCCAAAAAGTAAATAAAGCAGTCTCTTTTAATATCATCAAACATAAGGTATTTGACCTTTTTTATTTGGATGAACCAATAGAAGATATGCTTGAGCAGATGGAGAAACTTTTTCTGACAAATACAATAGTAATTCGACCAAATAGGAAATCAAAACCACGGCTGGATAAAGATATACAAAAGTCCACCATAGCCACCAATTCGATAAATTATCTTAAAATGAAGAAGAAAAATGTTGGAAACTAA
- a CDS encoding thioredoxin family protein gives MEIVKIVCSECNTLNSSKGKSKEETVTCKQCHSELDNPFVVEADDENCMLHIKENSIAVLVDFYSTTCGPCMAMYEDYEDAALGFGSTVRFLKINADKHQKAAKEYGVGALPTIIAFKEGEEVGRISRQLSQVELTLWAQDLETL, from the coding sequence ATGGAAATTGTTAAAATAGTATGTTCAGAGTGCAACACTCTTAACAGCAGCAAAGGCAAATCGAAAGAAGAAACCGTTACATGTAAACAGTGCCATTCAGAACTCGACAATCCTTTTGTTGTTGAAGCAGATGATGAAAACTGCATGCTGCACATCAAAGAAAACAGTATTGCAGTGTTGGTTGACTTTTATTCTACTACCTGTGGTCCGTGTATGGCAATGTATGAAGACTATGAAGATGCGGCACTTGGCTTTGGATCGACTGTAAGGTTTTTAAAAATAAATGCCGACAAACATCAAAAAGCAGCAAAAGAATATGGAGTGGGTGCACTTCCAACCATTATTGCCTTCAAAGAAGGAGAAGAAGTCGGCCGCATCAGCCGACAGCTCTCTCAGGTTGAGCTTACTCTTTGGGCACAAGACCTCGAAACATTATAA
- a CDS encoding transposase, with protein sequence MSKDKKKMKNSKYTREFRDSSVQLVMNSNESTAKIAKDLDVNEKTLYNWVREYKKANNIPIAARGGFANSSTVKETAEEENKRLRAENKLLKQERDILKKATAYFAKGTL encoded by the coding sequence ATGAGTAAGGATAAAAAGAAGATGAAAAACAGTAAATACACAAGAGAATTTCGAGATTCAAGCGTACAGTTGGTCATGAATTCAAACGAATCAACAGCAAAGATTGCAAAAGATTTAGATGTCAATGAAAAGACGCTTTATAATTGGGTACGAGAGTATAAAAAAGCTAATAATATTCCCATAGCAGCACGAGGTGGCTTTGCAAATAGCAGTACTGTTAAAGAAACCGCCGAAGAAGAGAATAAACGCCTGCGTGCAGAGAACAAACTTCTTAAGCAAGAGCGCGATATATTAAAAAAGGCAACAGCGTATTTCGCCAAAGGAACTCTGTGA
- a CDS encoding type II toxin-antitoxin system MqsA family antitoxin, producing MKCIICKHGETKEGTTTVTLEKGSSTIVFKEVPAHICDNCGEKYIDESVTKELLKKARKIVKNGVEIDIRKYNIAA from the coding sequence ATGAAATGTATCATTTGTAAACATGGAGAGACAAAAGAAGGGACAACAACAGTGACTTTGGAAAAAGGTAGTTCGACTATCGTTTTTAAAGAAGTCCCAGCCCATATCTGTGATAATTGTGGAGAAAAATATATTGATGAATCTGTCACAAAAGAACTACTAAAAAAAGCAAGAAAAATTGTAAAAAATGGTGTAGAGATTGATATACGGAAGTATAATATAGCAGCATAG
- a CDS encoding bacteriohemerythrin codes for MIVQEELSMVAIPSMNDTHLEESLLINKLEAAAGSNDIKSTLATLKELLAHTSIHFSEEESMMQETNFPSYNSHKAEHDRHLSELAHIIKYFEEKRDTNAIMAYIKGNLESWMLDHVKTMDTLMAEYFQSANS; via the coding sequence TTGATTGTACAAGAAGAACTTTCGATGGTAGCAATACCGAGCATGAATGACACACACCTGGAAGAAAGTCTTCTTATAAACAAACTTGAGGCAGCTGCAGGCAGCAACGATATAAAATCAACGCTTGCAACGCTCAAGGAGCTCCTTGCACATACTTCCATACATTTTTCAGAAGAAGAAAGTATGATGCAGGAAACAAACTTTCCATCATATAACTCGCATAAAGCGGAACATGACAGACATTTAAGCGAGCTTGCGCATATCATTAAGTATTTTGAAGAAAAAAGAGATACGAATGCGATTATGGCTTACATAAAGGGGAATTTAGAATCTTGGATGCTAGATCATGTTAAAACGATGGATACGCTGATGGCTGAGTATTTTCAATCAGCTAATTCCTAA
- a CDS encoding DUF4258 domain-containing protein: MTFIYREHAIQRMFERDIFEINVEDTIKNGEIIEEYLDDKPYPSFLVLKINNKPLHVVFAKEGLKNEMYHL; this comes from the coding sequence TTGACTTTTATATATAGAGAACATGCAATTCAAAGAATGTTTGAAAGAGATATTTTTGAAATTAATGTTGAAGATACTATTAAAAATGGTGAAATTATAGAAGAGTATCTTGACGATAAGCCATATCCATCATTTTTGGTATTAAAAATCAACAACAAGCCATTACATGTTGTTTTTGCAAAAGAAGGATTAAAAAATGAAATGTATCATTTGTAA
- a CDS encoding IS3 family transposase codes for MKYAWIQEHSNEFQITIMCKVLKVDKASYYHWIKQGCQLQQVDEKLNELIEIIFIQGRENYGTRRIKDKLVQRYGFIVSRRRIGRIMRELGLVAKTKKRHRINTTNSNHNLPVAPNLLNRDFYASYPDEKYVGEVLPFGYITYIPTNEGWLYLATVIDLYSRRIVGWSMDDSMKVSLVNDALNMALINRNPSKGLIWHTDRGSQYASYAHRDLLQQHGIVQSMSRKGNCWDNAVAD; via the coding sequence GTGAAATACGCATGGATACAAGAACACTCAAACGAGTTTCAAATAACAATTATGTGCAAAGTGCTAAAGGTTGATAAGGCAAGTTATTACCACTGGATAAAACAAGGTTGCCAACTTCAACAAGTAGATGAAAAACTTAATGAACTTATTGAGATTATCTTCATACAGGGTAGAGAAAATTACGGCACAAGGCGCATCAAGGATAAGTTAGTACAAAGATATGGCTTTATCGTTTCTCGTCGCCGTATAGGGCGTATAATGCGTGAGTTGGGACTTGTTGCAAAGACGAAAAAAAGACACAGAATTAATACAACAAACTCAAATCACAACTTGCCTGTTGCACCAAATCTCTTAAACAGAGATTTCTATGCTTCGTATCCAGATGAGAAATATGTTGGAGAGGTCCTGCCCTTTGGGTATATAACCTATATTCCAACAAATGAAGGATGGTTGTATTTAGCAACTGTCATAGATTTATACTCCCGTCGTATCGTTGGCTGGTCGATGGATGACAGTATGAAAGTATCACTTGTGAATGATGCCCTTAATATGGCATTAATAAATCGAAACCCTTCAAAGGGTTTAATCTGGCATACCGACAGAGGAAGCCAGTATGCTTCATATGCTCATAGGGATTTATTGCAGCAACACGGCATCGTTCAGAGTATGTCACGCAAGGGAAACTGTTGGGATAACGCGGTAGCTGACTAG
- a CDS encoding Rho-binding antiterminator, with product MISCQQYDYIEIACMYHYPVKLTMKSGSVFEGKALDTARNENHQECIKIKTDNSEILLVLDEISTLETAVKNPYFKIISFV from the coding sequence ATGATTAGCTGTCAGCAATACGACTATATTGAAATAGCATGTATGTACCACTACCCTGTTAAATTAACCATGAAATCAGGTTCTGTTTTTGAAGGAAAAGCACTTGATACAGCTCGCAACGAAAATCATCAGGAGTGTATCAAAATCAAAACAGACAATAGTGAAATATTGCTTGTGCTTGATGAAATCAGTACACTTGAAACTGCTGTTAAAAACCCATACTTTAAGATTATTTCCTTCGTTTAA